One Sinorhizobium mexicanum genomic region harbors:
- a CDS encoding tyrosine phosphatase family protein, giving the protein MTGIVVSPLARIAELAVRHGCREMVSLLAKGQDFHRPAVIDRAKHLTIGVNDINFAGTGDLIAPQEEHVRQIIDFACNWDRTRPLLIHCWMGVSRSPAAALIAALAVEPDQDDAALVARLRRVSPYATPNPRLVEIGDETLSRKGRLVDAVRSIGRGADADGNAPFMLTTRAESAWHAD; this is encoded by the coding sequence ATGACCGGCATTGTCGTCTCGCCGCTTGCGCGCATCGCGGAATTGGCCGTTCGCCACGGTTGCCGCGAAATGGTGAGCCTGCTTGCCAAGGGGCAGGATTTTCATCGCCCCGCTGTTATCGACCGAGCGAAACACCTGACGATCGGTGTCAACGACATCAACTTCGCGGGAACGGGCGACCTGATCGCGCCGCAAGAGGAACATGTCCGGCAAATTATTGATTTTGCCTGCAACTGGGACCGTACCCGCCCGCTCCTCATCCATTGCTGGATGGGCGTTTCCCGTTCGCCGGCAGCGGCGTTGATTGCGGCGCTGGCGGTGGAGCCCGACCAGGACGACGCCGCGCTCGTCGCACGCCTGCGCCGCGTCTCGCCATACGCTACGCCAAACCCACGACTGGTGGAGATCGGCGACGAGACGCTGTCGCGAAAGGGTAGGCTCGTTGATGCCGTGCGGTCCATCGGCCGCGGCGCCGACGCCGACGGCAATGCGCCCTTTATGCTCACCACCCGAGCGGAGAGCGCGTGGCATGCCGACTGA
- a CDS encoding superoxide dismutase family protein, producing MIRILAVVALAIGAAATAPAIASAQESSQTAVANFIGKDGKETGRATLTAAGKGVLIEMEVTDLPKNTWVAFHVHEVGSCDPAGGYESAGKHFAGEDANAEHGFLAQKGPHAGDMPNQYVGADGTLRAQVFNSFVSLDDKGTAIRGRALMIHARSDDNRSQPAGDAGDRLACAIIK from the coding sequence ATGATCAGAATATTAGCTGTAGTTGCGCTGGCTATAGGCGCGGCAGCCACTGCGCCTGCGATCGCGTCTGCGCAAGAGTCATCGCAGACCGCCGTCGCAAATTTCATCGGCAAGGACGGCAAGGAGACGGGGCGGGCCACGTTGACCGCGGCCGGCAAGGGAGTCCTGATTGAAATGGAGGTCACCGACCTGCCAAAGAACACCTGGGTTGCCTTCCATGTTCACGAAGTCGGAAGCTGCGATCCGGCGGGCGGCTATGAGTCGGCGGGCAAGCATTTTGCGGGTGAAGATGCGAATGCCGAACACGGGTTCCTGGCGCAAAAGGGTCCGCATGCGGGCGATATGCCGAACCAATATGTCGGGGCCGACGGGACGCTCCGCGCGCAGGTGTTCAACAGCTTCGTCTCTCTCGACGACAAGGGCACCGCCATTCGTGGCCGAGCCTTGATGATCCATGCGCGTTCCGATGACAACCGCAGCCAGCCGGCGGGTGACGCCGGTGACCGACTGGCCTGTGCCATCATCAAGTGA
- the nadC gene encoding carboxylating nicotinate-nucleotide diphosphorylase produces MTAALRPELPALMVEDQVRTALLEDLGRAGDITTLSTIGPDMTASATLRVRDAGVIAGLELARVAFRLVDPSIRFEPLAADGDRVAPGTDIARISGRARGLLSAERVALNFLMHLSGIATYTAKFADEIAHTTAKVCCTRKTIPGLRALEKYAVRLGGGSNHRYGLDDAVLIKDNHIAVSGGVAGAIRAASTYCGHLVKVEVEVDGLAQMREALTAAPDVILLDNMGPELLREAVTVNAEHWRLSPADYAADPRRTRLEASGNVKLDTIRALAETGVDYVSTSKITMAAPTLDIGLDVTI; encoded by the coding sequence ATGACTGCCGCGCTACGCCCGGAACTGCCCGCCCTCATGGTCGAAGACCAGGTGAGGACCGCCCTCCTGGAGGATCTTGGCCGTGCCGGCGATATCACGACGCTGTCGACGATTGGTCCGGATATGACGGCATCGGCGACCCTGCGCGTTCGCGATGCGGGCGTCATCGCCGGGCTTGAATTGGCGCGGGTGGCGTTTCGGCTGGTCGATCCGTCGATCCGCTTCGAACCCCTCGCAGCGGACGGTGATCGCGTCGCACCCGGTACCGACATTGCCCGGATTTCGGGCCGCGCAAGGGGTCTGCTGTCCGCGGAGCGTGTCGCTCTCAATTTCCTCATGCATCTCTCCGGGATCGCCACCTATACGGCGAAATTCGCCGATGAGATCGCGCATACGACCGCCAAGGTCTGCTGCACGCGCAAGACCATCCCCGGCCTGCGCGCCCTGGAGAAATACGCTGTTCGTCTCGGCGGGGGCTCAAACCATCGCTATGGCCTCGACGACGCGGTACTGATCAAGGACAATCACATTGCGGTTTCCGGCGGTGTCGCCGGCGCCATTCGTGCCGCAAGCACCTATTGCGGCCATCTCGTCAAGGTAGAGGTCGAGGTCGACGGGCTAGCGCAGATGCGCGAGGCGCTGACTGCTGCACCGGACGTCATCCTGCTCGACAATATGGGACCGGAGTTGCTGCGCGAGGCCGTTACGGTCAATGCCGAGCATTGGCGCCTGAGCCCGGCTGACTATGCCGCCGATCCGCGCCGCACGCGGCTCGAAGCGTCGGGCAACGTCAAGCTCGACACGATCCGGGCGCTCGCCGAGACAGGCGTCGATTACGTCTCCACGTCGAAGATCACCATGGCGGCACCCACGCTCGATATCGGCCTCGACGTGACGATCTAG
- a CDS encoding NUDIX hydrolase, whose translation MPTDMPAITVEIGLNAAIVAVVNRSPHILAVSEADGDARDSLPFGPFDPARHRTFETGLRDRVEKRIALRLGYIEQLYTFGDRGRHRLPGEEGKHMVSVGYLALTRTDAENNERLAEAGAHWRDWYGYLPWEDWRRGRPALLDQAILPALTRWENSPPYDERSTSAAQRRSRIRLAFGLDDFPWDEERVLERYELLYEAGLVREAVIDGHCRDLDNPAIGLAMRHDHRRIVATAVARLRGKIKYRPVVFELMPPEFTLTDLQATVEAISGRHLHKQNFRRLVEGAELVEPTGGTLASTGGRPAALFRFRRQILDERPAPGLKVGGR comes from the coding sequence ATGCCGACTGACATGCCTGCAATCACGGTCGAGATCGGCCTCAATGCGGCAATCGTCGCTGTCGTGAACCGCAGCCCGCATATCCTCGCCGTCAGCGAAGCGGATGGCGACGCGCGCGACAGCCTGCCCTTCGGCCCGTTTGATCCGGCGCGTCACCGCACCTTCGAGACGGGGCTGCGTGACCGCGTCGAAAAACGCATCGCTCTCAGGCTTGGATATATCGAACAGCTCTACACCTTCGGCGACCGTGGCCGCCACCGGCTGCCCGGCGAGGAAGGCAAGCACATGGTCTCCGTCGGTTACCTGGCGCTGACGCGCACAGATGCGGAGAACAATGAGCGCTTGGCCGAGGCCGGCGCCCATTGGCGTGACTGGTACGGTTATCTGCCTTGGGAGGATTGGCGGCGGGGGCGTCCCGCCCTTCTCGATCAGGCCATCCTGCCGGCGCTCACCCGCTGGGAAAACAGTCCGCCATATGACGAACGATCGACTTCCGCCGCGCAACGTCGCTCCCGCATTAGGCTCGCCTTCGGACTTGACGATTTTCCCTGGGACGAGGAGCGCGTGCTCGAACGCTATGAGTTGCTTTACGAGGCCGGCCTTGTCCGCGAGGCAGTGATCGATGGGCATTGCCGCGATCTCGACAATCCTGCCATCGGCCTGGCGATGCGCCACGACCACCGTCGCATCGTCGCGACGGCCGTCGCCAGATTGCGCGGCAAGATCAAATACCGGCCCGTGGTCTTCGAACTGATGCCGCCGGAGTTCACGCTGACCGATCTGCAGGCAACCGTCGAAGCGATCTCCGGCCGTCACTTGCACAAGCAGAACTTCCGGCGCCTGGTCGAGGGGGCAGAGCTCGTAGAGCCGACCGGTGGAACGCTTGCCTCCACCGGCGGCAGACCAGCCGCGCTCTTCCGCTTCCGCCGCCAGATTCTCGATGAGCGGCCTGCCCCCGGCTTGAAAGTCGGCGGACGATAG
- a CDS encoding L-aspartate oxidase has product MLKDHFRPQSFNGIDDIVIVGGGLAGLFCALKLAPRPVTILAAAPIGHGASSAWAQGGIAAAMSPGDTFEKHVADTVTAGAGIVDEKMTRMMVAEGPARIHDLLDYGVPFDRDLEGKLLLSREAAHSERRIVRVRGDMAGKAIMEALIAAVRRTPSIRVIEGYVVEELVREGRFISGVIARPDAGQSKVRVSFPARAVVLCSGGIGHLYAVTTNPWEACGQGVGMAARAGAIIADPEFVQFHPTAINIGKDPAPLATEALRGDGAVLVNSAGHRFMLDIHPDGELAPRDIVSRGVFAEVQAGRGAFLDCTKAVGKHFPEMFPTVYASCLAAGIDPVTQPIPVVPAVHYHMGGVLTDGQGRTSIDGLWAAGEVTSTGVHGANRLASNSLLEAVVFAARIAESIKGTLPAPKLSEWGDNAGENDDPVTVEDSPPFKILRSLMSECVGVIRTRESLTRAMREIAALERANNRLRFANIITTAKLIAVAALQRTESRGGHFRADCPSERPEWRRRTYLTLAQAERLAAEVAETEPA; this is encoded by the coding sequence ATGCTGAAAGACCATTTTCGCCCGCAATCCTTCAACGGCATCGATGACATCGTCATCGTCGGCGGCGGCCTTGCCGGGCTCTTCTGCGCGCTGAAGCTGGCGCCGCGTCCCGTGACCATCCTTGCCGCTGCCCCGATCGGGCACGGCGCCTCGTCTGCCTGGGCGCAAGGCGGAATCGCGGCTGCGATGAGCCCCGGCGACACGTTCGAAAAGCACGTTGCCGATACGGTCACCGCCGGCGCTGGCATCGTCGACGAGAAAATGACACGGATGATGGTCGCCGAGGGACCGGCGCGCATTCACGACCTGCTCGATTACGGCGTGCCCTTCGACCGCGATCTTGAAGGCAAACTGCTGCTTTCGCGCGAGGCGGCGCATTCCGAACGGCGCATCGTTCGCGTCAGGGGCGATATGGCCGGCAAGGCGATCATGGAAGCGTTGATCGCAGCCGTGCGCAGGACTCCGTCTATTCGCGTCATCGAAGGCTACGTGGTCGAGGAACTGGTGCGCGAAGGGCGCTTCATCTCCGGCGTCATCGCAAGGCCGGATGCCGGTCAATCGAAGGTCCGCGTTTCGTTCCCGGCGCGCGCCGTCGTTCTCTGCTCCGGCGGCATCGGACATCTCTACGCCGTCACCACCAATCCTTGGGAGGCTTGCGGCCAGGGTGTCGGCATGGCTGCACGGGCAGGCGCCATCATCGCCGATCCGGAGTTCGTCCAATTCCACCCGACCGCGATCAATATCGGCAAGGACCCGGCGCCTTTGGCGACGGAGGCGCTGCGCGGTGACGGTGCCGTGCTTGTCAATTCCGCAGGTCACCGTTTCATGCTCGATATTCATCCCGACGGCGAGCTCGCGCCGCGGGACATCGTCTCGCGCGGTGTCTTCGCCGAAGTGCAGGCCGGGCGTGGCGCCTTCCTCGATTGCACCAAGGCCGTCGGCAAACATTTCCCGGAGATGTTCCCGACCGTTTATGCCTCCTGCCTTGCGGCTGGCATCGATCCGGTGACGCAACCGATCCCGGTCGTCCCGGCCGTTCACTATCACATGGGCGGCGTGCTGACCGACGGGCAGGGCCGCACCTCGATCGATGGTCTCTGGGCAGCCGGCGAGGTGACCTCGACCGGTGTTCACGGCGCCAATCGCCTTGCTTCGAACTCGCTGCTGGAGGCCGTTGTCTTCGCCGCGCGTATCGCGGAAAGCATCAAGGGTACCTTGCCGGCGCCGAAGCTCAGCGAGTGGGGCGACAATGCTGGCGAGAACGATGATCCGGTGACGGTCGAGGACAGCCCGCCGTTCAAGATCCTGCGCAGCCTGATGAGCGAGTGCGTCGGCGTTATTCGCACGCGCGAGAGCCTGACGCGGGCGATGCGCGAGATTGCGGCGCTGGAGCGCGCCAACAACCGCCTGCGCTTCGCGAACATCATAACCACCGCCAAGCTTATTGCCGTCGCAGCTCTTCAGCGAACGGAAAGCCGCGGCGGTCATTTCCGCGCCGACTGCCCGTCCGAGCGTCCCGAATGGCGGCGGCGCACGTACCTGACGCTGGCGCAGGCCGAACGCCTCGCCGCGGAAGTGGCCGAAACCGAGCCGGCGTGA